The Georgenia sp. TF02-10 genome window below encodes:
- a CDS encoding RNA helicase yields the protein MSAAAPALNLLLDDLEDAGGPTPDGLYDAFTAWAAGTGLAPYPHQEEALMSLVSGEHVILSTPTGSGKSLVAVGALFTTLASGRTGYYTAPLKALVSEKFFDLVDLFGSANVGMVTGDTAINPAAPIICCTAEILANQALRDGADTDAGVVVMDEFHFYADPQRGWAWQVPLLELPKRQFLLMSATLGDVSFFAADLRRRTGREVSVVADAERPVPLTYAYSVEPIQDVLLELVQTHRAPAYVVHFAQKDAVERAQSLTSVQVATREQRDRIADALGDFRFGPGFGATLSRLLRLGIGVHHAGMLPRYRRLVERLTQAGLLGVVCGTDTLGVGINVPIRTVVLTSLTKFDGERSRHLTAREFHQIAGRAGRAGFDTTGEVIVQAPEHVIENARALAKAGDDERKRRKVVRKKAPAGVVNWTDKTFERLRDAAPEPLTSQFRVTHTMVLAVLARPGDPVAAMYRLVTDNHEPKVERNPHLRRAVEIYRSLRAAGVVEHADAGWRLAHPGEPYVRLTVDLPRDFALNAPLSPFALAALDLLDADSPDFALDVVSVIEATLEDPRPLLYAQAHAARGEAVAAMKAEGIEYEERMALLEDVTWPRPLAELLDAALATYRQTNPWVADYELRPKSVVREMVEQAMTFTELVSRYQLARSEGVVLRYLTDAYRALRQVVPDSARTAEVVAIIDWLGQLVRSVDSSLLDEWEALAAGAAASAGAAVVPDEGAPVERRFGEGPDGELPVTRNRHAFRVAVRNSVFRRVELLAREAYDALGTLDGAAGWDADRWARALAPYWAENDWLGTGPEARAGALVQVLEEPTAADWAAVGSGGPEGGADGGPEGGPDGGPEGGRRWLVRQTFDDPAGDHDWGLTVVVDLDASDAAGQPVLQPVALGPR from the coding sequence ATGTCCGCCGCCGCCCCCGCCCTGAACCTCCTCCTGGACGACCTCGAGGACGCCGGCGGGCCCACCCCGGACGGCCTGTACGACGCCTTCACCGCCTGGGCGGCGGGGACGGGCCTGGCGCCCTACCCGCACCAGGAGGAGGCGCTGATGTCGCTGGTGTCCGGGGAGCACGTCATCCTCTCCACCCCCACCGGCTCCGGGAAGTCCCTGGTCGCCGTCGGCGCGCTCTTCACCACCCTGGCCAGCGGCCGGACCGGCTACTACACCGCCCCGCTCAAGGCGCTGGTCTCGGAGAAGTTCTTCGACCTGGTGGACCTGTTCGGCTCGGCCAACGTCGGCATGGTCACCGGCGACACCGCGATCAACCCCGCCGCGCCGATCATCTGCTGCACCGCGGAGATCCTGGCCAACCAGGCGCTCCGCGACGGCGCGGACACCGACGCCGGGGTGGTGGTGATGGACGAGTTCCACTTCTACGCCGACCCCCAGCGCGGCTGGGCCTGGCAGGTGCCGCTGCTGGAGCTGCCCAAGCGCCAGTTCCTGCTCATGTCCGCCACGCTCGGCGACGTCTCCTTCTTCGCCGCCGACCTGCGCCGGCGGACCGGACGGGAGGTCTCCGTCGTCGCCGACGCCGAGCGGCCCGTCCCGCTGACCTACGCCTACTCCGTCGAGCCCATCCAGGACGTCCTGCTCGAGCTCGTCCAGACCCACCGGGCGCCGGCGTACGTGGTGCACTTCGCGCAGAAGGACGCCGTCGAGCGGGCCCAGTCCCTCACCTCGGTGCAGGTGGCCACCCGGGAGCAGCGTGACCGGATCGCCGACGCCCTGGGCGACTTCCGGTTCGGGCCCGGCTTCGGGGCCACCTTGTCCCGGCTGCTGCGGCTGGGCATCGGGGTGCACCACGCCGGGATGCTGCCGCGCTACCGCCGGCTGGTCGAGCGGCTCACCCAGGCCGGGCTGCTGGGCGTGGTGTGCGGCACCGACACCCTCGGGGTGGGCATCAACGTGCCCATCCGCACGGTGGTCCTGACGTCGCTGACGAAGTTCGACGGCGAGCGCTCCCGGCACCTGACCGCCCGGGAGTTCCACCAGATCGCCGGGCGGGCCGGCCGGGCCGGGTTCGACACCACCGGCGAGGTCATCGTCCAGGCCCCGGAGCACGTGATCGAGAACGCCCGCGCGCTGGCCAAGGCCGGCGACGACGAGCGCAAGCGCCGCAAGGTGGTGCGCAAGAAGGCCCCGGCCGGCGTCGTGAACTGGACGGACAAGACCTTCGAGCGGCTCCGGGACGCCGCGCCCGAGCCGCTGACCAGCCAGTTCCGGGTGACCCACACCATGGTCCTGGCCGTCCTGGCCCGGCCCGGGGACCCGGTGGCCGCGATGTACCGGCTGGTCACCGACAACCACGAGCCGAAGGTCGAGCGCAACCCGCACCTGCGCCGGGCGGTGGAGATCTACCGGTCGCTGCGCGCCGCGGGCGTGGTCGAGCACGCGGACGCCGGGTGGCGCCTGGCCCACCCGGGCGAGCCGTACGTGCGGCTGACCGTGGACCTGCCGCGGGACTTCGCGCTCAACGCCCCGCTGTCCCCGTTCGCGCTGGCGGCCCTGGACCTGCTCGACGCCGACAGCCCGGACTTCGCCCTCGACGTCGTCTCGGTCATCGAGGCGACCCTGGAGGACCCCCGCCCGCTGCTGTACGCCCAGGCGCACGCCGCCCGCGGCGAGGCGGTGGCGGCGATGAAGGCCGAGGGCATCGAGTACGAGGAGCGGATGGCGCTGCTGGAGGACGTCACCTGGCCCCGGCCGCTCGCCGAGCTCCTGGACGCGGCGCTGGCCACCTACCGGCAGACCAACCCGTGGGTCGCCGACTACGAGCTCCGGCCCAAGTCGGTGGTGCGGGAGATGGTCGAGCAGGCGATGACCTTCACCGAGCTGGTCTCCCGCTACCAACTCGCCCGCTCCGAGGGCGTCGTGCTGCGCTACCTCACCGACGCCTACCGGGCGCTGCGCCAGGTGGTGCCGGACTCGGCGCGGACGGCGGAGGTGGTCGCGATCATCGACTGGCTCGGGCAGCTGGTGCGCTCGGTGGACTCCTCCCTGCTGGACGAGTGGGAGGCGCTGGCCGCCGGCGCGGCGGCGTCCGCCGGGGCGGCGGTGGTGCCGGACGAGGGGGCCCCGGTCGAGCGCCGGTTCGGGGAGGGGCCCGACGGCGAGCTGCCGGTGACCCGGAACCGGCACGCCTTCCGGGTGGCGGTCCGCAACTCGGTGTTCCGGCGGGTCGAGCTCCTGGCCCGGGAGGCCTACGACGCCCTCGGCACCCTCGACGGCGCCGCCGGGTGGGACGCCGACCGGTGGGCACGGGCGCTGGCGCCGTACTGGGCGGAGAACGACTGGCTCGGCACCGGGCCCGAGGCCCGGGCCGGGGCGCTGGTGCAGGTGCTGGAGGAGCCGACCGCTGCCGACTGGGCGGCGGTGGGGTCCGGCGGCCCGGAGGGCGGCGCGGACGGCGGCCCGGAGGGCGGCCCCGACGGCGGGCCGGAGGGCGGCCGTCGCTGGCTGGTCCGCCAGACCTTCGACGACCCGGCCGGGGACCACGACTGGGGGCTGACCGTGGTGGTGGACCTGGACGCCTCCGACGCCGCCGGGCAGCCGGTCCTGCAGCCGGTGGCGCTCGGGCCGCGGTAG
- the ybaK gene encoding Cys-tRNA(Pro) deacylase, with amino-acid sequence MSRPRRTASTPALKVLAGAGVPYTVRAYDHDPRAGVGYGQEAVAALGEDPRRVYKTLLASVDGQLTVAVVPVDHQLDLRKLARALGAKHAEMADPAAAERATGYVRGGISPLGQRTALPTVVDAGALEHPTVLVSAGRRGLDVELAPTDLVALTGASTAPLGRP; translated from the coding sequence ATGAGCCGGCCACGACGCACCGCGAGCACACCGGCGCTGAAGGTCCTCGCCGGGGCCGGGGTGCCGTACACGGTCCGCGCGTACGACCACGACCCGCGCGCCGGCGTCGGCTACGGCCAGGAGGCGGTCGCGGCGCTCGGGGAGGACCCGCGGCGGGTGTACAAGACGCTCCTCGCCAGCGTGGACGGGCAGCTGACCGTCGCGGTCGTCCCGGTGGACCACCAGCTCGACCTGCGCAAGCTCGCGCGGGCGCTGGGCGCCAAGCATGCCGAGATGGCCGACCCGGCCGCCGCCGAGCGGGCCACCGGATACGTGCGCGGGGGCATCTCACCGCTCGGCCAGCGCACCGCGCTGCCGACGGTGGTCGACGCCGGCGCGCTGGAGCATCCGACCGTCCTGGTCAGCGCGGGCCGGCGCGGGCTGGACGTCGAGCTCGCGCCCACCGACCTCGTCGCCCTCACCGGCGCTTCCACGGCCCCGCTGGGCCGCCCGTGA
- a CDS encoding pentapeptide repeat-containing protein: protein MPEPDVAAHLAPVPPVALGAATVTAADLTGADLVGAELSAAQVEGSALDRLRAAGGSWRRTTLVDCRLDGADLANLRTADLALVRCSLREVRLTGAQLTGARLRAVRLEGAQASLSSWRGARLQHVVLTGCDLREADLSGAKLTDVWFEDCDLGGAQLDGARCERVRLSGCRLTGIGGVTGLRGAAVDADSGHDLLPLLAGALGIALVD, encoded by the coding sequence GTGCCCGAGCCCGACGTCGCCGCCCACCTCGCCCCGGTGCCGCCCGTGGCGCTCGGCGCGGCCACGGTGACCGCGGCGGACCTCACCGGCGCCGACCTGGTCGGCGCCGAGCTGTCCGCTGCCCAGGTCGAGGGCTCGGCGCTGGACCGGCTCCGGGCCGCCGGCGGGAGCTGGCGGCGCACCACCCTGGTGGACTGCCGGCTCGACGGCGCCGACCTGGCCAACCTGCGCACCGCGGACCTGGCCCTGGTCCGGTGCAGCCTGCGCGAGGTCCGCCTCACTGGCGCCCAGCTCACCGGTGCCCGGCTGCGGGCGGTCCGGCTCGAGGGGGCGCAGGCGTCGCTGAGCAGCTGGCGCGGCGCGCGGCTGCAGCACGTCGTGCTCACCGGGTGCGACCTGCGCGAGGCGGACCTGTCCGGGGCGAAGCTGACCGACGTCTGGTTCGAGGACTGCGACCTGGGCGGTGCCCAGCTCGACGGCGCGCGCTGCGAGCGGGTCCGGCTCTCCGGCTGCCGGCTGACCGGGATCGGCGGGGTAACCGGGCTGCGCGGCGCCGCGGTGGACGCCGACAGCGGGCACGACCTGCTCCCGCTGCTCGCCGGCGCCCTGGGCATCGCCCTGGTGGACTAA
- a CDS encoding AlkA N-terminal domain-containing protein, with translation MAPQMTFGERYAAISSRDARFDGQFVTAVRSTGIYCRPSCPARTPKPANVTFFPTSAAAHEAGYRACKRCLPEAAPGSPDWNVRGDVAGRAMRLIVDGVVEREGVPGLAARLGYSSRHLTRLLAAELGAGPLALARAHRAHTARVLLVGTDLPAADVAFAAGFASVRQFNDTVREVFGMTPTELRARRRGTPHAPTGIDLALPYREPFDPAGLFAWMGARAVPGVEEGDEASFARTLRLPHGPAWFRLSHRDGRLRLEARLESLADLSTLVSRARRLFDLDADPVAIDQALARHPELAPHVAANPGTRLPGTADPHELLIRAMVGQQISVAAARTHLTRLTEALGERVELAGEQRLLFPTMTAIAERGAEVLRGPAARTRAVTGAAASLAAGDLTLTTGDDATEQRAALMAMPGIGAWTSDYVRMRVTGDPDVLLTGDVALRAGAARAGIPPGPRELAAWAVRAAPWRSYLSMHLWRLAAGPAVAVGSAGSTAGPARGQPRQVAPRTSVRLPDPAEEAS, from the coding sequence ATGGCCCCGCAGATGACCTTCGGCGAGCGGTACGCGGCGATCTCGTCGCGCGACGCGCGGTTCGATGGGCAGTTCGTCACCGCCGTGCGGTCGACGGGCATCTACTGCCGGCCGTCGTGCCCCGCGCGCACGCCGAAGCCGGCGAACGTCACCTTCTTCCCGACCAGCGCCGCCGCGCACGAGGCCGGGTACCGGGCGTGCAAGCGATGCCTGCCCGAGGCGGCGCCCGGATCCCCCGACTGGAACGTGCGCGGCGACGTCGCCGGCCGGGCGATGCGACTCATCGTCGACGGCGTGGTCGAGCGGGAGGGCGTCCCGGGGCTGGCCGCGCGGCTGGGGTACTCCTCGCGCCACCTGACGCGGCTGCTGGCGGCCGAGCTCGGCGCCGGGCCGCTCGCGCTGGCCCGCGCGCACCGCGCCCACACGGCGCGGGTGCTGCTGGTGGGCACCGACCTCCCCGCCGCCGACGTGGCGTTCGCGGCGGGCTTCGCGAGCGTGCGCCAGTTCAACGACACCGTGCGCGAGGTCTTCGGGATGACCCCGACCGAGCTGCGCGCGCGTCGCCGCGGCACGCCCCACGCACCCACGGGCATCGACCTGGCCCTGCCCTACCGCGAGCCGTTCGACCCCGCCGGCCTGTTCGCCTGGATGGGCGCGCGCGCCGTGCCGGGCGTCGAGGAGGGCGACGAAGCGTCGTTCGCCCGCACGCTCAGGCTGCCCCACGGCCCGGCCTGGTTCCGGCTCAGCCACCGGGACGGGCGGCTGCGGCTGGAGGCCCGGCTCGAGAGCCTGGCCGACCTGTCGACGCTCGTCTCGCGCGCCCGGCGCTTGTTCGACCTCGACGCCGACCCGGTCGCGATCGACCAGGCGCTGGCGCGGCACCCCGAGCTCGCGCCGCACGTGGCGGCGAACCCCGGCACCCGCCTCCCGGGGACGGCGGACCCGCACGAGCTGCTGATCCGGGCCATGGTCGGCCAGCAAATCTCGGTCGCCGCGGCCCGCACGCACCTGACGCGCCTCACCGAGGCGCTGGGCGAGCGGGTCGAGCTGGCCGGCGAGCAGCGGCTGCTGTTCCCGACCATGACCGCGATCGCCGAGCGCGGGGCCGAGGTGCTGCGCGGCCCGGCCGCGCGCACCCGGGCGGTCACCGGTGCCGCCGCCTCGCTCGCCGCGGGTGATCTGACGCTGACGACCGGCGACGACGCGACGGAGCAGCGCGCCGCCCTGATGGCGATGCCCGGCATCGGCGCGTGGACGAGCGACTACGTGCGGATGCGGGTGACCGGCGACCCCGACGTCCTGCTCACCGGCGACGTCGCCCTGCGGGCGGGAGCCGCCCGGGCGGGGATCCCGCCCGGGCCCCGCGAGCTCGCGGCCTGGGCCGTGCGCGCCGCTCCCTGGCGCTCCTACCTGTCCATGCACCTGTGGCGCCTGGCCGCCGGGCCTGCCGTCGCCGTCGGTAGCGCCGGATCGACAGCGGGGCCGGCCCGCGGCCAGCCGCGCCAGGTCGCACCCCGCACGTCCGTCCGGCTCCCGGACCCCGCCGAGGAGGCATCATGA
- a CDS encoding methylated-DNA--[protein]-cysteine S-methyltransferase, producing the protein MTATLQTVDTPDGPFTIVADADGAVLASGWTGDPEATLARIHPTLRPTGVREGDTDAAGAVRAYYDGDLARIDGVPVRQRGTALQAAGWAALRRIAPGSPLSYTAFADALGSPRAVRAAASVCARNAPALFVPCHRVLRGDGSLGGFAWGLDVKRALLAREAAT; encoded by the coding sequence ATGACCGCGACCCTGCAGACCGTCGACACGCCCGACGGGCCGTTCACGATCGTCGCCGACGCCGACGGCGCGGTGCTCGCGTCGGGCTGGACGGGCGACCCCGAGGCGACGCTCGCCCGCATCCACCCGACGCTGCGCCCGACCGGGGTGCGCGAGGGTGACACCGACGCCGCCGGAGCCGTCCGCGCCTACTACGACGGCGACCTGGCCCGGATCGACGGCGTGCCGGTGCGGCAGCGCGGCACCGCGCTGCAGGCGGCCGGGTGGGCGGCCCTGCGCCGCATCGCCCCGGGCTCGCCGCTCAGCTACACCGCCTTCGCCGACGCGCTGGGCTCGCCGCGCGCCGTGCGCGCCGCCGCCTCGGTCTGCGCGCGAAACGCCCCCGCGCTGTTCGTGCCGTGCCACCGCGTGCTGCGCGGCGACGGATCTCTCGGCGGCTTCGCCTGGGGGCTCGACGTCAAGCGCGCGCTCCTCGCGCGGGAGGCCGCCACTTGA
- a CDS encoding HhH-GPD-type base excision DNA repair protein translates to MDLHITGDAAADALLSSDDFALLVGMLLDQQVAMETAFAGPQKLHDRLGGLDPHLVANLDPEALAEACRTPPAVHRYPGAMAERIQALAAYLVEHYDGDAAAIWTAGDPDGAEVLRRLKALPGFGEQKARIFLALLGKQRGLTAPGWREAAGAYGEEGSFRSVADIVDGESLARVRETKRAAKAAAKAARA, encoded by the coding sequence ATGGACCTGCACATCACCGGCGACGCGGCCGCCGACGCCCTGCTCTCCAGCGACGACTTCGCCCTGCTCGTCGGCATGCTGCTCGACCAGCAGGTCGCCATGGAGACGGCGTTCGCCGGCCCCCAGAAGCTCCACGACCGGCTCGGCGGCCTCGACCCGCACCTGGTCGCCAACCTCGACCCCGAGGCGCTCGCCGAGGCGTGCCGGACCCCGCCCGCGGTGCACCGCTACCCCGGAGCCATGGCGGAGCGGATCCAGGCCCTGGCCGCCTACCTCGTGGAGCACTACGACGGCGACGCCGCGGCGATCTGGACGGCCGGCGACCCCGACGGCGCGGAGGTGCTGCGTCGCCTCAAGGCCTTGCCGGGCTTCGGCGAGCAGAAAGCCCGCATCTTCCTCGCGCTCCTCGGCAAGCAGCGGGGGCTGACCGCCCCCGGGTGGCGCGAGGCGGCCGGGGCGTACGGCGAGGAGGGGTCCTTCCGGTCCGTCGCGGACATCGTCGACGGCGAGTCCCTGGCCCGGGTGCGGGAGACCAAGCGGGCGGCCAAGGCGGCCGCGAAGGCCGCCCGGGCGTGA
- a CDS encoding endonuclease/exonuclease/phosphatase family protein — MRIVTFNILHGRSVDDGEVDLDRFADAVRTLDPDVLALQEVDRDQPRSHGADLTTVAAEVMGAVEHRFVATMQGTPDRWTAATGEEQPGAAVYGTALLSRYPADAWRVLSLPGPQQRVPVTFPGRQRPVLVQDEPRTALAMTVRTPAGPCTVVGTHLTFVPGWNTAQLRHLVRAVRDMTRPLLLMGDLNLAGGAPARTSGFRPLATAMTFPVDEPTEQLDHILADGDVRVSEPARSLRMALSDHRALTVSVELGPAAAEPVASGAGRTTASAASGPAASAAFGTTAAGPAATGTTASAAAASGPAASGGEPPA; from the coding sequence ATGCGCATCGTGACCTTCAACATCCTGCACGGCCGGTCCGTCGACGACGGCGAGGTGGACCTGGACCGGTTCGCCGACGCCGTCCGCACCCTGGACCCCGACGTCCTCGCCCTGCAGGAGGTGGACCGGGACCAGCCCCGCTCCCACGGCGCCGACCTGACCACCGTGGCCGCAGAGGTGATGGGCGCCGTCGAGCACCGGTTCGTCGCCACCATGCAGGGCACCCCGGACCGGTGGACCGCCGCCACCGGCGAGGAGCAGCCGGGCGCGGCGGTCTACGGCACCGCGCTGCTGAGCCGCTACCCGGCCGACGCCTGGCGGGTGCTCTCCCTGCCCGGCCCGCAGCAGCGGGTCCCGGTGACCTTCCCGGGCCGGCAGCGGCCGGTGCTGGTGCAGGACGAGCCGCGCACCGCCCTGGCGATGACCGTCCGGACCCCGGCCGGGCCGTGCACGGTGGTCGGCACGCACCTGACGTTCGTCCCGGGCTGGAACACTGCCCAGCTGCGCCACCTGGTCCGGGCGGTGCGGGACATGACCCGCCCGCTGCTGCTCATGGGCGACCTCAACCTCGCCGGCGGCGCCCCGGCCCGCACCAGCGGCTTCCGCCCGCTGGCCACCGCCATGACCTTCCCGGTGGACGAGCCCACCGAGCAGCTCGACCACATCCTTGCCGACGGCGACGTGCGGGTCAGCGAACCGGCCCGGTCCCTGCGGATGGCGCTGTCCGACCACCGCGCGCTCACCGTCTCGGTCGAGCTCGGCCCGGCCGCTGCTGAGCCGGTCGCGAGCGGGGCCGGGCGGACGACGGCGTCCGCGGCGTCCGGGCCGGCGGCGTCCGCGGCGTTCGGGACGACGGCGGCCGGACCAGCGGCAACTGGGACGACGGCTTCCGCGGCGGCGGCGTCCGGACCGGCAGCGTCCGGGGGCGAGCCGCCCGCGTAG
- a CDS encoding YggS family pyridoxal phosphate enzyme, with protein MEDIAANLAAVRARIAEAAGVVGRDPGEVRLLLAVKNQPVDAVRAALAAGADLLGHNRVQEAATIGAALAESEVPPHETHFIGRLQSNKVSQVLRWVSCVQGVDSARLAERLAATVARAGRPDDGPAQAAGTAQSAGAAQAASAGQLGQAASAGQPGQAAGTDQPGQAAVVDPLDVLVQVNVSGEATKAGCSPAEAVELCAAVGRLPQLRLRGLMTIGAHSADLGVVRAGFEHLAALRAEVLASGAPGTETARELSMGMSGDLEAAIAAGATIVRVGTAVFGAR; from the coding sequence GTGGAGGACATCGCGGCGAACCTGGCCGCCGTGCGGGCGCGGATCGCCGAGGCCGCAGGCGTCGTCGGCCGGGACCCGGGCGAGGTCCGGCTGCTGCTGGCGGTGAAGAACCAGCCGGTCGACGCCGTCCGGGCCGCGCTGGCCGCCGGGGCAGACCTGCTCGGGCACAACCGCGTCCAGGAGGCCGCCACCATCGGAGCGGCGCTGGCGGAATCGGAGGTCCCGCCGCACGAGACGCACTTCATCGGCCGGCTGCAGAGCAACAAGGTAAGCCAGGTGCTGCGCTGGGTCTCGTGCGTGCAGGGGGTGGACTCCGCCCGGCTCGCCGAGCGCCTGGCTGCAACGGTCGCCCGCGCAGGGCGCCCGGACGACGGGCCGGCGCAGGCAGCAGGTACGGCGCAGTCAGCGGGTGCAGCGCAGGCCGCGAGTGCTGGCCAGCTGGGGCAGGCCGCGAGTGCTGGCCAGCCGGGGCAGGCCGCGGGTACTGACCAGCCGGGGCAGGCGGCAGTGGTCGACCCGCTCGACGTCCTGGTCCAGGTCAACGTCTCCGGCGAGGCCACCAAGGCCGGCTGCTCCCCCGCCGAGGCGGTGGAGCTGTGCGCGGCCGTCGGTCGGCTGCCTCAGCTGCGGCTGCGCGGGCTGATGACGATCGGTGCCCACTCGGCCGACCTCGGCGTGGTCCGGGCAGGTTTCGAGCACCTGGCCGCCCTGCGCGCCGAGGTGCTGGCCAGCGGCGCGCCCGGGACGGAGACGGCCCGGGAGCTGAGCATGGGGATGAGCGGGGACCTGGAGGCGGCGATCGCCGCCGGCGCGACGATCGTGCGGGTCGGCACCGCGGTCTTCGGCGCGCGGTAG
- a CDS encoding acyl-CoA thioesterase has translation MSPDDDEVNFRTRKWIRPEDLNANQTLFGGSLLRWIDEEAAIYVMIQLGSERVVTKYMSEINFVSSAEQGDVVEMGLRATRFGRTSLTMRAQVRNLFTRHTILTIDTLVFVNLGADGRPTPHGQTEITYARDRVPERFRDRARS, from the coding sequence ATGAGCCCTGACGACGACGAGGTGAACTTCCGTACCCGGAAGTGGATCCGGCCCGAAGACCTCAACGCCAACCAGACGCTCTTCGGCGGCAGCCTGCTGCGGTGGATCGACGAGGAGGCGGCGATCTACGTGATGATCCAGCTCGGCAGCGAGCGGGTCGTCACGAAGTACATGTCGGAGATCAACTTCGTCAGCTCCGCCGAGCAGGGCGACGTGGTCGAGATGGGGCTGCGGGCCACCCGGTTCGGCCGGACGTCGCTGACCATGCGCGCGCAGGTCCGCAACCTCTTCACCCGGCACACCATCCTGACCATCGACACGCTGGTCTTCGTGAACCTCGGCGCGGACGGCCGGCCGACCCCGCACGGCCAGACCGAGATCACCTACGCCCGGGACCGGGTGCCGGAGCGGTTCCGCGACAGGGCCCGGAGCTGA
- a CDS encoding biotin/lipoate A/B protein ligase family protein: MHGEYKVPGGKLVAVDLEVKDGRLAGVRVSGDFFLEPDSALEDIDAALDGMPETATAAQLAQAIGGALHDGVAMVGFSPEAVGIAVRRALGRATGWGDHTFDVIHGEPVHPALNVALDEVIPGEVAAGRRGPTMRIWEWNAPLVVIGSFQSVRNEVDLEALQRHGMSVVRRISGGGAMFMEPGNCITYSLVVPGSLVEGLSFEQSYAFLDDWVLGALADVGVRARYVPLNDIASDAGKIGGAAQKRFASGVVLHHVTMSYDIDADKMLDVLRIGREKMSDKGVKSANKRVDPMRSQTGMSREAIIEAFLAHFRGRYRTQLSDYRPEEIARAEELMETKFLSDGWTYRVP; encoded by the coding sequence GTGCATGGTGAGTACAAGGTTCCCGGAGGCAAGCTCGTCGCGGTGGACCTGGAGGTCAAGGACGGCCGGCTGGCCGGGGTGCGCGTCTCCGGGGACTTCTTCCTCGAGCCGGACAGCGCGCTGGAGGACATCGACGCAGCCCTGGACGGCATGCCCGAGACCGCCACCGCGGCCCAGCTCGCCCAGGCCATCGGCGGGGCGCTGCACGACGGGGTGGCCATGGTCGGCTTCTCCCCGGAGGCCGTGGGCATCGCGGTGCGCCGCGCCCTGGGCAGGGCCACCGGCTGGGGCGACCACACCTTCGACGTCATCCACGGCGAGCCCGTCCACCCCGCGCTCAACGTCGCCCTGGACGAGGTCATCCCCGGCGAGGTGGCGGCCGGCCGGCGCGGGCCGACGATGCGGATCTGGGAGTGGAACGCCCCGCTCGTGGTCATCGGCTCCTTCCAGTCCGTGCGCAACGAGGTGGACCTCGAGGCGCTCCAGCGGCACGGGATGAGCGTCGTCCGCCGCATCTCCGGCGGCGGCGCCATGTTCATGGAGCCGGGCAACTGCATCACCTACTCGCTGGTGGTGCCCGGCTCGCTGGTGGAGGGCCTGAGCTTCGAGCAGTCCTACGCCTTCCTCGACGACTGGGTGCTCGGCGCGCTCGCCGACGTCGGCGTCCGGGCCCGCTACGTGCCGCTGAACGACATCGCCTCCGACGCCGGCAAGATCGGCGGCGCCGCGCAGAAGCGGTTCGCCTCCGGCGTCGTGCTGCACCACGTGACGATGAGCTACGACATCGACGCGGACAAGATGCTCGACGTCCTGCGCATCGGCCGGGAGAAGATGTCCGACAAGGGCGTCAAGAGCGCCAACAAGCGGGTGGACCCCATGCGCTCGCAGACCGGCATGAGCCGGGAGGCCATCATCGAGGCCTTCCTCGCCCACTTCCGCGGCCGGTACCGCACCCAGCTCTCGGACTACCGGCCGGAGGAGATCGCCCGGGCCGAGGAGCTCATGGAGACGAAGTTCCTCAGCGACGGCTGGACCTACCGGGTGCCCTGA